One genomic region from Ruficoccus amylovorans encodes:
- a CDS encoding chemotaxis-specific protein-glutamate methyltransferase CheB, whose translation MRIAIVNDMALAIEALRRVVSSSGEHEVTWMARDGEEALRRCREDTPDLILMDLVMPVMDGVEATRRIMAECPCAILIVTASVSTHGELVYEAMGYGALDAAVTPTLGPAGELEGGRSLLDKIAHLGYAIGHSHPRNAVGALPPVRQADSGTQPPLVVVGASTGGPQALAALLSGFEADFPAPVVIVQHVDPDFAAGLAEWLNHRCELSVRLAANHEVPQVGEVLIAGRDQHLMLRPGGFLAYSPEPHELINRPSVDVLFDSAAHYWLRGGIAVLLTGMGRDGAEGMLSLRHKGWHTIAQDESTSVVYGMPKAAVTLKAACEVLPLPAIAGAVKARLKPLLETSQKI comes from the coding sequence GTGAGGATCGCCATTGTTAACGATATGGCCCTCGCCATTGAGGCGCTGCGGCGAGTGGTTTCCAGCTCCGGCGAGCACGAAGTCACCTGGATGGCCCGCGACGGCGAGGAGGCCCTGCGCCGCTGCCGGGAGGATACGCCGGATTTGATTTTAATGGACCTGGTCATGCCGGTCATGGACGGGGTGGAGGCCACCCGCCGGATTATGGCCGAGTGCCCCTGCGCGATCCTGATCGTGACGGCCTCGGTCAGCACGCACGGCGAGCTTGTTTACGAGGCGATGGGCTACGGGGCTCTTGATGCCGCTGTCACTCCCACGCTGGGTCCGGCGGGCGAACTAGAGGGTGGGCGCAGCCTGCTGGACAAGATCGCCCATCTGGGCTACGCCATCGGGCACAGCCACCCGCGCAACGCGGTGGGAGCCTTGCCGCCTGTCCGGCAGGCGGATTCCGGTACCCAGCCACCACTGGTCGTGGTCGGGGCTTCGACGGGCGGCCCGCAGGCGTTGGCCGCGCTTTTGTCCGGCTTTGAGGCGGATTTTCCGGCTCCGGTCGTCATTGTGCAGCACGTGGACCCGGACTTCGCTGCCGGGCTGGCCGAGTGGCTGAATCATCGCTGCGAGTTGTCTGTCCGACTGGCGGCTAATCACGAGGTCCCCCAGGTGGGGGAAGTGCTTATCGCCGGACGCGACCAGCACTTGATGCTGCGGCCCGGCGGTTTTCTGGCCTACAGCCCCGAGCCGCACGAACTGATTAATCGCCCGTCGGTGGACGTGCTGTTTGACTCGGCGGCGCATTACTGGCTGCGCGGCGGGATCGCCGTGCTCCTGACTGGTATGGGGCGCGACGGGGCCGAGGGCATGCTTTCGCTGCGCCACAAGGGCTGGCACACCATCGCGCAAGACGAGTCCACCAGTGTGGTGTACGGTATGCCCAAGGCGGCGGTGACGCTCAAGGCCGCCTGCGAGGTGCTGCCGCTCCCGGCTATTGCCGGAGCGGTCAAGGCCCGCCTGAAACCACTGCTGGAGACATCCCAAAAGATTTAA
- a CDS encoding acetylxylan esterase, with protein sequence MPVVDKPLHELVNCTSTNPCPADFDSFWAKGLSELDAIDPQVTFREVDFPVSYATCQSMHFTGPGGARVHARVVTPKQLPEEPAPALLFFHGYSGAAPDWVAMLPYVAAGFTVAGLDCRGQGGLSDDIIPTRGNTLHGHIIKGLDDEPEKLYYRNVFLDTALLARIVMGFEWVDETRVGSCGGSQGGALALACAALEPRIKRAFSKFPFLCDYKRVWEMGLDQRAYTGLRDYFRRFDPRHLREEAIFEKLGYIDITHLAPRIKGEVLMAISQSDEICPPSTQFAAYNAIGAEKSYLLYPDFGHENLPGSEEEMFQFMMGL encoded by the coding sequence ATGCCCGTCGTTGATAAACCTCTTCACGAACTTGTAAACTGCACCAGCACGAACCCGTGTCCGGCCGATTTTGACAGCTTCTGGGCCAAGGGGCTGTCCGAGTTGGACGCGATCGACCCGCAAGTGACTTTCCGCGAGGTGGACTTCCCGGTCAGCTACGCGACCTGCCAGTCGATGCACTTCACCGGTCCCGGCGGCGCCCGTGTTCACGCCCGGGTGGTGACTCCGAAGCAGTTGCCCGAGGAGCCGGCTCCGGCCCTGCTCTTTTTCCACGGATACTCAGGGGCGGCCCCGGACTGGGTGGCCATGCTGCCCTACGTGGCGGCGGGATTCACCGTGGCCGGACTGGATTGCCGGGGGCAGGGTGGACTCTCCGACGATATCATCCCGACTCGCGGCAACACCCTCCACGGGCACATAATCAAGGGCCTTGATGATGAACCGGAAAAGCTCTACTACCGCAATGTCTTCCTTGATACAGCCCTGCTGGCCCGGATCGTGATGGGCTTTGAGTGGGTGGACGAGACCCGCGTCGGCTCCTGCGGAGGCAGCCAGGGAGGCGCGTTGGCGTTGGCCTGTGCCGCTCTGGAACCCCGGATCAAGCGCGCCTTTTCCAAGTTCCCCTTCCTGTGCGACTACAAGCGCGTCTGGGAAATGGGGCTCGACCAGCGCGCCTACACCGGCCTGCGGGACTACTTCCGCCGCTTCGACCCGCGCCACCTGCGCGAGGAAGCGATCTTCGAAAAGCTCGGCTACATCGACATCACCCACCTGGCCCCCCGCATCAAGGGCGAGGTGCTTATGGCCATTTCCCAGAGCGACGAAATCTGCCCGCCCTCGACGCAGTTCGCCGCCTACAACGCCATCGGCGCGGAAAAATCCTACCTGCTCTACCCGGACTTCGGCCACGAAAACCTGCCCGGCTCGGAGGAGGAGATGTTCCAGTTCATGATGGGGCTGTAA
- a CDS encoding response regulator, with protein MKTAYIIEDEALLRELVQTFISSFTQMEIVGSCGDGAVAMREINEKKPDLILADIRVPAISGLEALYLIKREHPASKVILFTGAATPENVRIARDGQVDGFIEKGEGLEEFQRAIEALSRDECYFSEHVRAILARIGDGD; from the coding sequence GTGAAAACGGCTTACATCATTGAAGACGAGGCCCTGCTGCGGGAATTAGTGCAGACATTCATATCTTCTTTCACGCAGATGGAGATCGTCGGGAGCTGTGGCGACGGAGCAGTCGCCATGCGCGAGATCAATGAGAAAAAACCGGACCTGATCCTGGCTGACATCCGTGTGCCGGCCATCTCGGGGTTGGAGGCGCTCTATCTGATCAAGCGTGAGCATCCCGCCTCGAAAGTCATTCTCTTCACGGGAGCGGCTACCCCGGAAAATGTCCGTATCGCCCGTGACGGCCAAGTGGACGGCTTTATCGAAAAAGGGGAGGGGCTGGAGGAATTTCAGCGCGCCATTGAGGCACTCTCTCGCGATGAGTGTTACTTCAGCGAGCATGTCCGCGCGATTCTAGCCCGGATTGGCGACGGGGATTGA
- a CDS encoding calcium:proton antiporter encodes MTDDSHAPARRSGIFREEFSLWVGLASTVILMTVGAPWVKNVESPLLYGLLFAWVFGAMLWLAFGVVKHADCLAVKLGEPYGTLILTLSVISIEVVMITAVMLTGGENPALARDTMFSVLMIVLNGMLGVTLLAGGWKHREQTYNLQGANAYLAVIIPLAGLGLVLPRFTDSAPGGVPSRPMEVFLAVASIVLYAIFLLMQSGRHRNFFQQPVETDTPGGHDDHGDLIIRSTAFHAVFLFLCMLPIVLLSKKMAYLVDHGMSALHAPQALGGFLVAILVLSPEGLGAFRAAVANRLQRTVNIALGSALATIGLTIPAVLIVSLVTGKTLELGLEPTEIVLLGLSIGVCVVNFASTRTNLIQGAVHLVLFLAYLVLIFD; translated from the coding sequence ATGACTGACGACTCTCATGCACCGGCTCGCCGGTCAGGTATCTTTCGCGAAGAATTCTCCCTCTGGGTCGGTCTGGCCAGTACCGTGATCCTGATGACGGTGGGAGCCCCCTGGGTAAAAAACGTGGAAAGCCCGCTGCTTTACGGGCTGCTTTTCGCCTGGGTCTTCGGGGCCATGCTCTGGCTGGCCTTCGGGGTGGTCAAGCATGCCGACTGCCTGGCGGTCAAACTCGGCGAGCCCTATGGCACGCTCATCCTGACGCTCTCGGTCATCAGTATCGAGGTGGTCATGATCACGGCGGTCATGCTCACAGGCGGGGAAAACCCGGCGCTGGCGCGGGATACGATGTTCTCTGTGCTCATGATCGTGCTCAACGGCATGCTCGGGGTCACACTGCTGGCCGGAGGCTGGAAGCACCGTGAGCAGACCTACAACCTCCAGGGCGCGAACGCCTATCTGGCCGTCATCATCCCGCTGGCTGGGTTGGGGCTGGTTCTGCCGCGCTTCACCGACTCGGCGCCGGGCGGAGTGCCGTCGCGGCCGATGGAGGTATTCCTGGCCGTGGCGTCCATCGTGCTGTACGCGATTTTCCTGCTCATGCAGAGCGGGCGTCACCGGAACTTTTTCCAGCAACCGGTCGAGACCGATACTCCCGGCGGCCATGATGACCACGGCGACCTGATTATCCGCTCGACGGCTTTCCATGCGGTTTTCCTGTTCCTGTGCATGTTGCCCATCGTACTCCTGTCCAAGAAGATGGCCTATCTGGTCGATCACGGGATGAGTGCGCTGCACGCGCCGCAGGCACTTGGAGGCTTTCTGGTGGCCATCCTCGTACTCTCGCCGGAGGGGCTGGGCGCGTTCCGGGCGGCAGTTGCGAACCGGCTCCAGCGCACGGTCAACATCGCTCTGGGGTCGGCGCTGGCGACCATCGGCCTGACCATCCCGGCGGTACTGATCGTCAGCCTGGTCACGGGCAAGACGCTCGAGTTGGGCCTGGAGCCAACTGAAATCGTCCTGCTGGGGCTTTCCATCGGTGTGTGCGTGGTGAACTTCGCCAGCACCCGGACGAATCTCATCCAGGGGGCGGTTCACCTCGTGCTCTTTCTGGCCTACCTGGTCCTGATTTTCGACTGA
- a CDS encoding glutamine--tRNA ligase/YqeY domain fusion protein, which yields MSEATDKPKDFIRQMIAEDVAAGKHGGRVHTRFPPEPNGYLQIGHAKAVCLNFGIAEEFGGKCNLRFDDTNPEKESQEFVNAIKTDIRWLGFEWDQECYASDYFEQLYTWAGDLIKKGLAYVDEQSPDDIRQNRGTLTEPGVNSPYRDRPAEESLDLFARMRAGEFDDGTMVLRAKIDMAAPNMNLRDPVMYRIKRMHHHRTGDKWCIYPSYDFTHGQSDSIEKITHSLCSLEFEDHRPLYDWFIEKLDIFPSKQTEFARLNLNYTVVSKRKLRTLVEEGHVTGWDDPRMPTLSGMRRRGIPAPAVRAFIDKVGLTKFNSTSDIALLEHAVRDELNRSAARRMAVLDPVEVVITNWPVGQTIEVDAVNNPEDESAGTRKVPFSGRLYIEREDFREEANRKYFRLKPGGEVRLRYAYIIKAESVEKDARGNITRILCTADLDTLDKNPEDRKVKGVIHWVSAEHAAQAEVRLFDRLFLVEKPEADKDRPFTDFVNPDSLQTITAFVEPALATSEPGAHFQFERLGYFTPDSLDHVPGERPIFNRTVTLRDSWAKQES from the coding sequence ATGAGCGAAGCGACCGACAAGCCGAAGGACTTTATCCGCCAGATGATCGCCGAAGATGTCGCGGCGGGCAAACACGGTGGGCGCGTACACACGCGCTTCCCCCCGGAACCCAACGGCTACCTGCAAATCGGCCACGCCAAGGCCGTGTGCCTGAACTTCGGCATCGCCGAGGAGTTCGGCGGCAAGTGCAACCTGCGCTTCGACGACACCAACCCCGAGAAGGAGAGCCAGGAGTTTGTCAACGCGATCAAGACCGACATCCGCTGGCTCGGCTTCGAGTGGGACCAGGAGTGCTACGCCAGCGACTACTTTGAGCAGCTCTACACCTGGGCCGGGGATTTGATCAAAAAGGGCCTCGCCTACGTGGACGAGCAGAGCCCCGACGACATCCGCCAGAACCGCGGCACCCTGACCGAGCCCGGCGTCAACAGCCCTTACCGCGACCGTCCCGCCGAGGAGAGTCTCGACCTGTTCGCCCGGATGCGGGCGGGCGAGTTCGACGACGGGACCATGGTCCTGCGTGCCAAGATCGACATGGCCGCCCCCAACATGAACCTGCGCGACCCGGTCATGTACCGCATCAAGCGCATGCACCACCACCGCACCGGCGACAAGTGGTGCATCTACCCCAGCTACGACTTCACGCACGGGCAGAGCGACTCCATCGAAAAGATCACCCACTCGCTGTGCTCGCTGGAGTTCGAGGACCACCGCCCGCTCTACGACTGGTTCATCGAAAAGCTCGACATTTTCCCCTCCAAACAGACCGAGTTCGCCCGGCTCAACCTCAACTACACCGTCGTGAGCAAGCGCAAGCTGCGCACGCTGGTCGAGGAAGGCCACGTCACTGGCTGGGACGACCCGCGCATGCCCACCCTCTCCGGCATGCGCCGCCGGGGCATCCCCGCGCCCGCCGTGCGCGCCTTTATCGACAAGGTCGGGCTGACCAAGTTCAACTCCACCAGCGACATCGCCCTGCTGGAGCACGCCGTACGCGACGAACTCAACCGCAGTGCCGCCCGCCGCATGGCCGTGCTCGATCCGGTCGAGGTCGTCATCACCAACTGGCCCGTCGGCCAGACCATCGAGGTGGACGCGGTCAACAACCCCGAGGACGAATCCGCCGGGACGCGCAAGGTGCCCTTCAGCGGCCGCCTCTACATCGAGCGGGAGGACTTCCGCGAGGAGGCCAACCGCAAGTATTTCCGCCTGAAACCCGGGGGCGAAGTCCGCCTGCGCTACGCCTACATCATCAAGGCCGAGTCGGTGGAAAAGGACGCCAGGGGCAACATCACCCGCATCCTCTGCACCGCCGATCTGGACACCCTCGACAAGAACCCCGAGGACCGCAAGGTCAAGGGCGTCATCCACTGGGTCAGCGCCGAACACGCCGCCCAGGCCGAGGTCCGGCTCTTCGACCGGCTCTTTTTGGTGGAAAAGCCCGAGGCCGACAAGGATCGCCCCTTTACGGACTTTGTGAACCCGGACTCGCTCCAGACGATCACGGCCTTTGTCGAACCGGCGCTGGCCACCTCCGAGCCCGGCGCGCACTTCCAGTTCGAGCGGCTCGGGTACTTCACCCCCGACAGCCTGGACCACGTCCCCGGCGAGCGCCCGATCTTCAACCGCACCGTCACCCTCCGCGACTCCTGGGCCAAACAGGAAAGCTGA
- the purS gene encoding phosphoribosylformylglycinamidine synthase subunit PurS — MKITVFVTPKKNVLDPQGAAVGHAMHSLGFTSAANVRVGKTVEFEVEGQDTPEFRASLDKLCQDLLSNPVIEDFRYEIGA, encoded by the coding sequence GTGAAAATCACCGTTTTTGTCACGCCGAAGAAGAACGTTCTCGACCCTCAGGGCGCGGCCGTGGGCCATGCCATGCACAGTCTGGGCTTTACCTCCGCCGCCAACGTGCGGGTGGGCAAGACCGTGGAGTTTGAGGTGGAAGGGCAGGATACGCCGGAGTTCCGCGCCTCGCTGGACAAGCTTTGCCAGGACCTTCTGAGCAATCCCGTCATCGAGGACTTCCGCTACGAGATCGGCGCCTGA
- a CDS encoding fumarylacetoacetate hydrolase family protein: MKIIRYEDPHGTRSWAQLAEGRYLRLEGEFPHFTPTDEEVVPTAFLAPVNPPAIYCIGLNYRAHADEQGAKLPPHPIVFMKAPTALQHPGGPILLPRGLRSDQVDFECELAVVIGKEGKNIPEVEAMDYVAGYTAANDVSARDWQKNGGGRQWVRGKTFDTFCPLGPCLVTLDEFADPHAVGLRTFVNGEKLQDSNTSDLIFSVPQLIAFLSGSTTLLPGTVILTGTPSGVGLAREPARWLAPGDEVTIEIDGIGRLTNPVLEESV; this comes from the coding sequence ATGAAGATCATCCGCTACGAAGACCCGCATGGCACGCGCTCTTGGGCGCAACTGGCCGAGGGCCGCTATCTGCGGCTGGAAGGGGAGTTCCCCCACTTCACGCCGACGGACGAGGAAGTTGTCCCGACCGCGTTTCTGGCTCCGGTCAATCCGCCTGCGATCTACTGCATCGGCCTTAACTATCGCGCCCACGCCGACGAGCAGGGGGCGAAGCTGCCGCCGCATCCGATCGTCTTTATGAAAGCCCCGACGGCGCTCCAGCACCCCGGCGGGCCGATCCTGCTCCCGCGCGGCCTGCGCAGCGACCAGGTGGACTTCGAGTGCGAACTGGCCGTGGTCATCGGGAAAGAGGGGAAAAACATCCCCGAAGTCGAGGCGATGGACTACGTGGCCGGCTACACCGCCGCCAACGACGTTAGCGCCCGCGACTGGCAAAAGAACGGTGGCGGCCGCCAATGGGTGCGCGGCAAGACCTTTGACACCTTCTGCCCGCTGGGACCGTGCCTGGTGACGCTGGACGAGTTCGCCGACCCGCACGCGGTCGGCCTGCGCACCTTTGTCAACGGCGAGAAACTTCAGGACTCGAACACCTCGGACCTGATTTTTTCCGTGCCGCAGTTGATCGCCTTTCTCAGCGGCAGCACCACGCTCCTGCCCGGCACGGTCATTCTCACCGGCACGCCCTCGGGCGTCGGTCTGGCCCGCGAACCGGCCCGCTGGCTCGCCCCCGGCGACGAGGTCACCATCGAGATCGACGGCATCGGTCGCCTGACCAACCCCGTCCTCGAAGAGTCTGTTTAA
- a CDS encoding CPBP family glutamic-type intramembrane protease translates to MAEPYPDPAGQAVRVTAARRAGLMLEFALLCVALPTLIIVGRLAGEMILFLWAACLYCGIVYRLRYFRGWGDVWRWREVNTRNLSLILPRFVLVAAAMAAFLYFYDPDRMLQLPREKFGFMLLLFVLYPLLSALPQEFIFCTFFFRRYRTFFPARWAMVTASAVVFAYAHVLFINPVAPALSLIGGLIFASTYARTRSLALVTLEHALYGNFLFFIGLGWYFYGGAVPRG, encoded by the coding sequence ATGGCAGAACCATACCCAGATCCCGCCGGGCAGGCGGTCCGCGTGACAGCGGCGCGCCGGGCCGGGCTGATGCTGGAGTTCGCGCTCTTGTGCGTGGCCTTGCCGACGCTGATTATCGTTGGGCGGCTGGCGGGGGAGATGATCCTGTTCCTGTGGGCGGCGTGCCTGTACTGCGGGATCGTTTACCGGCTGCGGTATTTCCGGGGATGGGGTGATGTCTGGCGCTGGCGCGAGGTCAACACCCGCAACCTCTCACTCATTCTGCCGCGCTTCGTGCTGGTGGCTGCGGCGATGGCGGCGTTTCTGTATTTCTACGATCCGGACCGAATGCTGCAACTGCCCCGGGAGAAGTTCGGGTTCATGCTGTTGCTGTTTGTCCTGTATCCGTTGCTCTCGGCGCTGCCGCAGGAGTTTATTTTCTGCACGTTTTTCTTCCGGCGCTACCGGACGTTTTTTCCGGCGAGATGGGCGATGGTCACGGCGAGCGCGGTCGTTTTCGCCTACGCGCACGTGCTCTTTATCAATCCCGTGGCCCCGGCCCTGAGCTTGATTGGTGGGCTGATCTTTGCCAGCACCTATGCGCGGACGCGCTCGCTCGCCCTGGTGACACTGGAGCATGCGCTTTACGGAAACTTCCTCTTTTTCATCGGGCTGGGCTGGTACTTTTACGGCGGAGCGGTACCGCGAGGATAG